Proteins encoded together in one Longimicrobiaceae bacterium window:
- a CDS encoding TauD/TfdA family dioxygenase: METTNPGAPGLKSIGAIKRRTAVASEESVTRSHPMFPDGGVPLVVEPAADDVDLVSWARAEAKRLDAQLLEHGGILFRGFRMETPDDFERFIAAVSGELLEYRERSSPRSQVSGNVYTSTEHPASQPIFLHNENSYQHTWPRKIFFMCDVEPQEGGETPLADTRRVGKRLPEEIRRRFAEKGVMYVRNYGGGVGLSWQNVFQTEDPREVEAYCEGAGLQPEWKDGDRLRTRAVRPAFVRHPVTGEELWFNHAVFFHVTTLEPTVREALLASFAEEDLPGNTYYGDGTPIEPEVMDALRAIYDEETVVFPWRRGDVLMLDNMTVAHGRSPFRGPRRILAGMSEPVSRDQV, translated from the coding sequence ATGGAGACCACGAATCCGGGAGCGCCCGGCCTGAAGTCGATCGGCGCGATCAAGCGCCGCACCGCCGTAGCCAGCGAGGAGAGCGTCACCCGCTCCCACCCCATGTTCCCCGACGGGGGAGTCCCCCTGGTGGTGGAGCCCGCCGCCGACGACGTGGACCTGGTGAGCTGGGCGCGCGCGGAGGCGAAGCGCCTCGACGCGCAGCTCCTCGAGCACGGGGGGATCCTGTTCCGCGGCTTCCGGATGGAGACCCCGGACGACTTCGAGCGGTTCATCGCCGCGGTTTCCGGGGAGCTTCTGGAGTACCGGGAGCGGTCGTCGCCGCGCAGCCAGGTGAGCGGGAACGTCTACACCTCCACCGAGCACCCGGCCAGCCAGCCGATCTTCCTGCACAACGAGAACTCGTACCAGCACACCTGGCCCCGGAAGATCTTCTTCATGTGCGACGTCGAGCCCCAGGAGGGCGGCGAGACCCCCCTGGCGGACACCCGCAGGGTGGGGAAGCGGCTCCCCGAGGAGATCCGCCGCCGCTTCGCCGAGAAGGGGGTGATGTACGTGCGCAACTACGGCGGCGGCGTGGGCCTGAGCTGGCAGAACGTCTTCCAGACCGAGGACCCGCGCGAGGTGGAGGCGTACTGCGAGGGCGCCGGGCTCCAGCCGGAGTGGAAGGACGGCGACCGCCTGCGGACGCGCGCCGTGCGCCCCGCCTTCGTCCGCCACCCCGTCACGGGCGAGGAGCTCTGGTTCAACCACGCCGTGTTCTTCCACGTGACCACCCTGGAGCCCACGGTGCGCGAGGCGCTCCTGGCCTCGTTCGCCGAGGAGGACCTCCCCGGCAACACCTACTACGGCGACGGGACCCCCATCGAGCCGGAGGTGATGGACGCCCTCCGCGCCATCTACGACGAGGAGACGGTCGTCTTCCCCTGGCGCAGGGGGGACGTGCTGATGCTCGACAACATGACGGTCGCGCACGGCCGGAGCCCCTTCCGCGGCCCCCGGAGGATCCTGGCCGGAATGTCCGAGCCGGTCAGCCGCGACCAGGTCTGA